One stretch of Terriglobales bacterium DNA includes these proteins:
- a CDS encoding 2-oxoacid:ferredoxin oxidoreductase subunit beta has protein sequence MASTPTSVPAPKTNRLGLQVLDYRGGKTTLCAGCGHNAISERVIDALYEMGVQPERVLKLSGIGCSSKTPAYFVSRAHSFNSLHGRMPSIATGAVLANRSMLSLGVSGDGDTASIGMGQFVHLMRRNLPIIYIIEDNGVYGLTKGQFSATADLGSKLKTGVINDLPPIDTCALAIELGATFVGRSFSGDKKQLSAMMKAALAHNGTVMLDVISPCVTFNDHEGSTKSYKYMKDHDEPIHDVNFVPFFEDIAVDYEPGSTTEVTMHDGSRLRLRKLEEDYDPTNRIGAMTRLHEAHEKGEVLTGVFYVNTQKPNFLDLLNLTDAPLATLPESLTRPPKSALDTVMEELT, from the coding sequence ATGGCCTCGACTCCAACCTCCGTTCCCGCCCCCAAGACGAATCGGCTTGGTTTGCAGGTCCTCGATTATCGCGGCGGCAAGACCACACTCTGCGCCGGCTGCGGCCATAATGCCATTTCGGAACGCGTAATCGACGCGCTGTACGAGATGGGTGTGCAGCCAGAGCGAGTGCTCAAGCTCTCGGGCATCGGCTGCTCTTCGAAGACGCCTGCGTACTTCGTGAGCCGCGCGCACAGCTTCAACTCCCTCCACGGACGCATGCCTTCAATCGCCACCGGCGCAGTGCTGGCAAACCGCAGCATGCTATCGCTCGGAGTCAGCGGCGATGGCGATACAGCCTCGATCGGCATGGGCCAGTTCGTCCACCTCATGCGCCGCAATCTGCCCATCATCTACATCATCGAAGACAACGGCGTGTACGGCCTGACCAAGGGACAGTTCTCCGCCACCGCTGATCTTGGCTCCAAGCTGAAGACCGGTGTCATCAACGACCTACCGCCGATTGATACCTGCGCCCTGGCGATCGAACTCGGCGCCACCTTCGTCGGGCGCTCCTTCTCCGGCGACAAGAAGCAGCTTTCGGCCATGATGAAAGCCGCGCTGGCGCACAACGGCACCGTGATGCTCGACGTGATCTCGCCCTGCGTGACCTTCAACGACCACGAGGGCTCCACCAAGTCGTACAAGTACATGAAGGACCATGACGAGCCCATCCACGACGTGAACTTCGTGCCCTTCTTCGAAGACATCGCCGTGGACTACGAGCCCGGCTCGACCACCGAAGTCACCATGCACGACGGCTCGCGCCTGCGCCTGCGCAAGCTCGAAGAGGACTACGATCCGACCAACCGGATCGGCGCCATGACACGCCTGCACGAGGCGCACGAGAAGGGCGAGGTACTCACCGGCGTCTTCTACGTCAATACGCAGAAGCCGAACTTCCTCGACCTGCTGAACCTGACGGACGCGCCACTGGCCACGCTGCCCGAATCGCTGACGCGCCCGCCGAAGTCGGCGCTCGACACGGTGATGGAAGAGCTGACGTAA
- a CDS encoding 2Fe-2S iron-sulfur cluster-binding protein yields MSSPGPLYKPFEKLVQISIKGKEFSVPEGNMLLRALQYLAPENISMGRFCWNEDCQYCRVTYDMGEGTKSHVGLSCKLMVAQGMRVTDMATEIRYCLRELGIPK; encoded by the coding sequence ATGAGTTCGCCCGGCCCGCTCTACAAGCCTTTCGAGAAGCTGGTGCAGATCAGCATCAAGGGCAAGGAGTTTTCCGTGCCTGAGGGCAACATGCTGCTGCGGGCCCTGCAATACCTGGCGCCGGAGAACATCTCCATGGGCCGCTTCTGCTGGAACGAAGACTGCCAGTATTGCCGCGTCACCTACGACATGGGCGAAGGCACCAAGTCGCACGTCGGGCTCTCCTGCAAGCTCATGGTCGCGCAGGGCATGCGCGTTACCGACATGGCGACCGAGATCCGCTATTGCCTGCGTGAGTTGGGAATTCCGAAGTAG